The stretch of DNA ATTTACTGCTTTACTTATATTTTCTGCAGTTTTGCTTGGAGTTGCAGATTTGGTCGATTGGGATTCGTAATACCTCACGACGTTTGTATGAGCTGTGACAATATTAAATATTAATGCTCCTGTGCAAAATGCATACATTAGATGAACGGTTTCAACATCAAACACAAAATCTTGCCAGGAGAATTGCGCTACTTTAGTGTGCCAGATGGTTTGAGGTCCGTAAATTCCGACTGCaatgaaagaaatacacaaaacaataatacCTTCAACAGGACCGCAGAATTCAGCTAGATAAAGTTTGTGGGTGTGATACTCTTCCCATGTGCTCAAGTAAAAGCTGCACAATATCGCAAATTGTGAAAAAATGGTCATATATGTGTAACCCATACCTGTCATGGAACAGACAGGAATCATTGACAAAGTTGTGTTGATTGAATCAATACAATGGTCAAACAATTCCCCTAGAGGGCCCTGCTGGCCTGTACGACGTGCATGCATTCCATCGCAAGCATCAAAAGTCTGGTataaaaacaaacctaTAGCATAGGAGAAATAGGTCCAACGTGGCGATTCCTGGTCAAAATACGGGTCGTAGTAAAGTGTTGTTAACACattaaatataataaagCAGAACCCTAATAATGTTACCAAATTGGGTGCCATCCATAGTGGAAAAATAGTCGCAAACTTTCTCCAAAAGGGCCTCAATACATGGTTTGAAAGGAAAGAGCGGTCATCACTTTGATACCTAAAGTCAGATTAGTAATTTAATGTTACAATAGTtagtatttatttttcttgccaCAGAAGATTTAGGGTGCAATAAGATAAGCAACATACTTGTAAAGCTTCAAGTTTCCCAAACTACTCTGAGGAATAAAGAATCCCATTGTTTCCCCTGAATCAGTTAGTAATACTGTTTTCGAATCCATGGTAGatgattttcaaattcatgAATTCAGTATCCATTAACCTTTTGCTATCTAATCTTTCATATTGGCAGAAcgccaaagaaaaaaaaaaaaaaacgtcACTTCCCGCGAATTTTCACATGCACTTTAATCGATAAGTTTCAGTAATAGAACTGGACTATAGGAAACAACAATATAGGAAGGATTGCACAAGATCAATTTTTATGCAATAGGAAATCTTGTTATTTGGTAAATCAGCGAGATGTTGTATGACATGCAAATGCTTCACTATTCGGGCAATTCGCATTAGCACCTGAGTATATATCTGACATAAAAAGATTTCTGAAGTTATCGTCAGATAAGAAGATGGAGTCAAAATGTAAACAATAACTTTAACCTATATAAATTTTCTTACATTTGCTTTTAAATACTCGAAGATTTGCATTGAACGATCGTTGCCGTTGACTCAtttgaaacagaaaaaCAATACACGCAGGAAAGGAACGGCAGTTGGTCTGAGAAACAAAACCAACTTGCATTTTAGGCTGTTCCGATAGTTTATCAGAGTAAGGGAAAAAATAGCGTGCAAAAGCTATCGAAGTGTGAGCTAGAGTAGAACCTCAAAATATGACTTCGAAAAAAGTGATATTAGTTGCATTGAGTGGATGCTCCTCCAGTGGTAAGACGACAATTGCGAAACTTACAGCAAGTTTATTCACGAAGGCTACATTAATTCATGAAGATGACTTTTACAAACATGATAATGAAGTGCCAGTAGATGCTAAATATAACATTCAAAATTGGGATTCGCCAGAAGCTCTTGATTTTAAACTTTTCGGTAAAGAATTAGATGTGATCAAACAAACTGGTAAAATAGCCACCAAACTTATACACAATAACAACGTAGATGATCCCTTTACAAAGTTCCACATTGATAGACAAGTTTGGGACGAGTTAAAGGCTAAGTATGACTCTATTAATGACGACAAATATGAAGTTGTAATTGTAGATGGGTTTatgattttcaataatactggaatatcaaaaaaatttgatttgaAGATATTAGTGCGTGCTCCCTATGAAgtactaaaaaaaaggaggGCTTCCAGAAAAGGATACCAGACTTTGGATTCTTTCTGGGTGGATCCGCCGTATTATTTCGACGAATTTGTGTATGAATCTTATCGTGCAAATCATGCGCAGTTATTTGTTAATGGAGACGTAGAAGGTTTACTAGACCCAAGGAAGtcaaagaatataaaagagTTCAtaaatgatgatgacaCTCCAATTGCGAAACCTTTAAGCTGGGTGTGCCAAGAGATTCTAAAGCTTTGTAAGGATTAGGAAAGCGCCACAAAATCGATGAGaagtataaaaaaaaaaaagtaaaaacaataaaaataagaatgTGTACCTCGATAGATAACTTAAATAAGACAATTTCAGAACCACAATATTGATAACACCATCCcgatttttgaaattatttttttggtgTAAATGAGAGAGGAGGGGAGTGAAttagaaatggaaaaaggCTTCCTTAAATGGAAACCAGTCaacttgatgaagaaaatattgtctttaccaatgaaaaaaactaaaaacGATATAGGTTTGAGATTAGATATATCATATATTTTAGTTAATCTAATAGTCTGCTCATACCCGGTAAACACGTATCCAAAACTGCTTTATAGGAATAGCTTGGATGACTTAATATTGTTTCTAACAGTGTACCATGGCAAGGGAAAttttagaatttttaattttagaGGTGAGAAAGAAGACAGCGATTATAAAGATAATGATCTTATTGGTATCGCTGCCAAGTTTGAGAgcaaagattttgaaattcaagaatTACGTTCGACGCTGATTAATGATGGAAAGATACCAATATCACCCATTGATCTCGAAACAAGGACCTTGGTCGAAGAAGAAACCAATAATGTAATTTGTGAAAGGATCGGTTGGCTAGATCATTTTCCACCGCCATTTGAACTGCTGGAAGAGATTGTAGATGGTATAGAAAATTACCTGTCCGTTTCGAAGAATAGAGTGGCTGTTTTACATTGTCGAATGGGGAAAGGCCGATCTGGTATGATAACAGTAGCATACCTCATGAAATACTTGCAGTGTCCTCTTGGAGAAGCAAGATTGATATTCATGCAGGCTAGATTCAAGTATGGTATGACGAATGGCGTCACCATACCCTCTCAATTAAGATACTTAAGGTACCATGAGTTTTTTATTACCCATGAAAAAGCAGCCCAAGAAGGAATTTCTAATGAGGCggtaaaattcaaatttaaaTTCAGGCTTGCTAAAATGACGTTCCTCCGCCCATCAAGCTTAATCACTTCCGAGTCTGCTATTGTAACTACTAAGATTCAACACTACAACGATGATAGAAATGCCCTCCTAACCCGAAAAGTAGTATATTCAGATATCATGGCGCATGAATGCGGTGGTAATATGACCTTCATTTTTGGTAGGGACTACTTAACACTGGAAAATGATTGTCGTATAGAATTTACCCTGGGGACCAGCAAGTCCAAAGCCGCCAGTAGCATAATATCTTGGACTTCATGCGCCAGCTGTTGGCTGAATATATACCTTGAGACTTTGATGCACATAATTAAAGACGATTCTTCGCCAGATTACTTTCAAGTAGAGAGGTTAAAGAGAGACGAAATGCTTGGGACAACCATAAGCTGGCAAGAGCTGGACGGTTTTGGGGAGCTCAGCACTCACGGCTTGAAATTATTTCAGGCACTGAAATTGGAATGGGAAATTATATAGGTTTATGCATTTCGTCAAATCCATTCATTCGTTAAACTTAGTTAAAAGTGTTATATTTATTGTGAATTGGTTTGTTTTGGTAGGCTTTTTTCTATATTATgtattcttttccttttcttcaatattcTTGTATGGTACTTTAATTTACTGGCAGGTATTTTTTGGAGCGGTCAATTATATGAATCAAAACGCCATTCTAGAAACAGGAAGAAATATATGAGAACCAAGGAGTAGGTTGAAAGGCATTGTAGAGAAATTTTATTAGTATTTATAgccgaagaagaaggttaAGTGacaaattttcatttataaGCCTCGCTAAAATGAATGCTAGTGGAAGATCTCATTCCAAAGGCCCCATTATAAGGTCTGTGTCTTTAGAAGATCTTAAGAGAAACTCTAGTTTCAAAGGCAATCTAAAGTACAAAGATGAAGTCACTTCACATAAAGAACCACAGGTCGGAACATTGAGCAACGAAGAACTGCTAAAAGATTTGGACAACATGTTGCGCGGTAAACTGAACATGGGAAGAAACAGTTTTCATGCcgataaaagaaataaatcaGATGGAAATATCAGTGCCTTAACCTTCAAGGCAAGATCAGGTCTTGAGGGAGATATTCGTACCATAGATATACAGCAAGATAGTagtgatgaaaatgataattttAAGTTCAGTGATGATGGCGTTAATAAGGATAGAAATAATGAGAAAGATAATAATACTGATAACGCCGTTGAATTTCAAGACGATGCTGAAGAAGCTGAAGAGGAGAATGAGGATGAATCATTTGCTAATGTAGATGAACTGGATGGCTTTGATTTGAATAAGGTTTCTGATGGCAAGCATGTTCCTATCAATGAAAAGGGCGAAGTTGATTATAATATGCCGGTAGATAAAGAATTTCAGAAATCACTTGACCAGTGCGCAGCTTCACTTGAGGAAAGATCAAGTGCACCTTATGCTTTACAAAGAGCAGTGGACTGGGAATTGAAGATGTTTTATTCTTTGGAAGATGAACTGTCGGAATGGTTTTGCAGCTCTGATTATATGCATTTTGGACAGACACAGACTCTGTTTAAACAGAAAATTACGCAACCACAATTATtctttgatgatgaaaactATGCTGCGAGCGTAGTTGAATGTTTAATTGAAGACATCCCCAATTCTTTAGCATCTAATTTACTCGCATTATCATATATTTCTATGGGATGCTTTGCGTTTACGAATAGCAAAAGTGAGCATACAAAGATTATACGACGCAACAATTTAATGCTTGTTCCTcatattcaagaaattgttCATGCCTTCAAGAAGATTGCAATAAGTTGTAGGGATGACAACagaaatttaaagaaacaaaCAATTTTGCTATTTCATTCGTCAACAATCCTATACTTCATATGCAGTATTTGTATAGAAGGTAGAGGAGAAAATCCGGAAGCAGTAAATGTTGTTATCGACGCTTTTGAGAAAACAGATTTGTTGGAATTTTTAACAAAGTATATTGAAAATTGGAGGTGGAATAGCAGATTAGCTATGCGCATAAGAAATATGATTTCTTTGCTCTTCAAGCTTATTGTATTACAATTTGGTGACAGTTCTGTCTACAAACAGACCAAATCATCTATTTATAATCTCCATGGCTTAACATATCCATCAAAGCATCCAGAAAAGCTTTCTATCTCCCCATTACATTATCAAGCATTCAGGGAGGACATTACTTCCCGTTTTCCTGATTACAATATGCCCAGTTCTGGCTTACCTAAAGATGTTGACAAATCAGAATCTCTTTCCCAGTTTCTGGAAATTCCTCGtccaaaatcaaagaatcCTCTAAATATGGCGCTCATTGTTCCTGAAAAACATATTGCTACACCTGCTCCTTCACCGCCAAGCTCTCCACAATTAATGCATTTAGGTGAAGGTCCTAGACCTCGTAAATCTTTCCAAACAAACATGGCATATCCGTGTTTGTATCCATCTGATAATGAAGGATCTGAAGATGACACTCTGGAAGATAGGATAGATTTAAATATAGAGAGAAAACCTGATAACGATATAGTTATTCCATTCAGTACCGAAGAGGCAGCGAGAATATTAAGCGAGAGTTTAGAAATTAAGCTGAGTACAAAACAACTTTGGTACGAAAGGGACTTATTCATGATAACTGAACGTGGTTGGAAACAGCAATTAGAAAATGAGCCATATGATTATGCCGCGCTTAATCATGATGCAAACTCTtcaaaagaggaaaaaagtGCGATTTGCATTATGCAGCGAATTGACAAATATTATAAGAGCTGCCTTTCGAGCTTTAACTCTCTTGTTTTTGTCTTACTGCAAACAATGGAATCAAGCTTGACAAATAACTTTCATAGGAAAAGTGAAGTCTCCGATAAAAATCTTCTAAATATGCTGACACCCCAATTGGAGATCGTGAGAGCTAAGGAATTGTCCCTAAAGTCAGCAGCGGGCATATTACATGCGTTATTGAAGTGGTTTAAGTTAAGccatattttgaaatttgaacACTTGGCGGTAGTTATTCACGATTCGCGATACATCAACACATGCGCATCTATTTTAAGCAAATATTCTGAGGTTTATCCAGAGAGGGTTTTCAATAAATATGTACAAACCCCGAATTCATTTTGGAAGGAGTGTTCTCTCTCTAACGAGTCTTATCGTGAATCCTATTCAGTAGATGACTCAGGAGAGGTCGACACGGAGATTATGCCTTCGTTTGCATATCTGTTAAGAATCTTGAGAAAAGTCACAGGGAATAAAACACAAAGGTTAAAGGAGCTGCCCCTCTCCATCGGCATTCTATTTAAACGCTATTATCGGCTCTTCAACCTTGACATGTATCATccaatattgaaaataacaaGAGAACTCACACcattcaaaaacaagagGTGGAAATCCGAGCATATGGAATTGATATCGGGGGTTTACCTTTATGAAAAGCTGGAGTTAACTGATAATTGGGTAACAGGGAAGGATATATCAGGAGAGTTGAGCGATGCTTGTGGTCAAGAAATTGCACTCCGGGCCTTGCTTCAATTTTACAATTTTCAACACTATGAAATATCTATGGAGGACCTTGGATATGGACACCGTAATAGTTCCAGCCAAGATCTGTTAAACAAGGAATCCGAGtatttgaatatttaaATCTCTACTTACGGATACCGAGGCTCGGGGCGCGATGTTATTGTCATTAACAATCTCCTATCCCTCCCTATGTTTATATAGTTTTCAATGGAGGAGCATGAAAACCCCTTAAATAGTGTTTATTTGATCGCGCAATGGTGATGATTGGATCTTCATATCACAAGTGGGATACTAGGACAACCGTTGTTGGATTTCTATTATCATAATATATACGGGTAACGATTTTTGATGCGTCGCGTTTGTAAACAAAACtaaacaaaacaaacaaatataCTCATTTGATGGCTTCATCTGCATATAAGAAATAGAAGAGCCAGAATACTAAGCATAACCATAATATATATTACAGTCTATTTCAGTTGTAGCTGAAAAATCAATATGGAACTAGAGCCCACTCTTTTTGGTATAATAGAGGCATTGGCTCCTCAATTATTGTCGCAGAGTCATTTGCAGACATTTGTATCTGATGTAGTCAATTTACTGCGATCATCCACCAAATCGGCAACTCAATTAGGCCCTTTAATTgatttttacaaattaCAATCACTAGATTCGCCTG from Saccharomyces cerevisiae S288C chromosome XIV, complete sequence encodes:
- the CPT1 gene encoding diacylglycerol cholinephosphotransferase (Cholinephosphotransferase; required for phosphatidylcholine biosynthesis and for inositol-dependent regulation of EPT1 transcription; CPT1 has a paralog, EPT1, that arose from the whole genome duplication), with the protein product MGFFIPQSSLGNLKLYKYQSDDRSFLSNHVLRPFWRKFATIFPLWMAPNLVTLLGFCFIIFNVLTTLYYDPYFDQESPRWTYFSYAIGLFLYQTFDACDGMHARRTGQQGPLGELFDHCIDSINTTLSMIPVCSMTGMGYTYMTIFSQFAILCSFYLSTWEEYHTHKLYLAEFCGPVEGIIVLCISFIAVGIYGPQTIWHTKVAQFSWQDFVFDVETVHLMYAFCTGALIFNIVTAHTNVVRYYESQSTKSATPSKTAENISKAVNGLLPFFAYFSSIFTLVLIQPSFISLALILSIGFSVAFVVGRMIIAHLTMQPFPMVNFPFLIPTIQLVLYAFMVYVLDYQKGSIVSALVWMGLGLTLAIHGMFINDIIYDITTFLDIYALSIKHPKEI
- the DGR1 gene encoding Dgr1p (hypothetical protein; dgr1 null mutant is resistant to 2-deoxy-D-glucose) — translated: MQVGFVSQTNCRSFPACIVFLFQMSQRQRSFNANLRVFKSKCKKIYIG
- the NRK1 gene encoding ribosylnicotinamide kinase (Nicotinamide riboside kinase; catalyzes the phosphorylation of nicotinamide riboside and nicotinic acid riboside in salvage pathways for NAD+ biosynthesis), with product MTSKKVILVALSGCSSSGKTTIAKLTASLFTKATLIHEDDFYKHDNEVPVDAKYNIQNWDSPEALDFKLFGKELDVIKQTGKIATKLIHNNNVDDPFTKFHIDRQVWDELKAKYDSINDDKYEVVIVDGFMIFNNTGISKKFDLKILVRAPYEVLKKRRASRKGYQTLDSFWVDPPYYFDEFVYESYRANHAQLFVNGDVEGLLDPRKSKNIKEFINDDDTPIAKPLSWVCQEILKLCKD
- the TEP1 gene encoding putative phosphatidylinositol-3,4,5-trisphosphate 3-phosphatase (PTEN homolog with no demonstrated inositol lipid phosphatase activity; plays a role in normal sporulation; homolog of human tumor suppressor gene PTEN/MMAC1/TEP1 and fission yeast ptn1), coding for MREEGSELEMEKGFLKWKPVNLMKKILSLPMKKTKNDIGLRLDISYILVNLIVCSYPVNTYPKLLYRNSLDDLILFLTVYHGKGNFRIFNFRGEKEDSDYKDNDLIGIAAKFESKDFEIQELRSTLINDGKIPISPIDLETRTLVEEETNNVICERIGWLDHFPPPFELLEEIVDGIENYLSVSKNRVAVLHCRMGKGRSGMITVAYLMKYLQCPLGEARLIFMQARFKYGMTNGVTIPSQLRYLRYHEFFITHEKAAQEGISNEAVKFKFKFRLAKMTFLRPSSLITSESAIVTTKIQHYNDDRNALLTRKVVYSDIMAHECGGNMTFIFGRDYLTLENDCRIEFTLGTSKSKAASSIISWTSCASCWLNIYLETLMHIIKDDSSPDYFQVERLKRDEMLGTTISWQELDGFGELSTHGLKLFQALKLEWEII
- the FAR11 gene encoding Far11p (Protein involved in recovery from cell cycle arrest; acts in response to pheromone; also involved in regulation of intra-S DNA damage checkpoint and autophagy; is essential for dephosphorylation of Atg13p; interacts with Far3p, Far7p, Far8p, Far9p, Far10p and with the phosphatases Pph21p, Pph22p and Pph3p; has similarity to the N- and C-termini of N. crassa HAM-2; similar to human Fam40A and Fam40B); this encodes MNASGRSHSKGPIIRSVSLEDLKRNSSFKGNLKYKDEVTSHKEPQVGTLSNEELLKDLDNMLRGKLNMGRNSFHADKRNKSDGNISALTFKARSGLEGDIRTIDIQQDSSDENDNFKFSDDGVNKDRNNEKDNNTDNAVEFQDDAEEAEEENEDESFANVDELDGFDLNKVSDGKHVPINEKGEVDYNMPVDKEFQKSLDQCAASLEERSSAPYALQRAVDWELKMFYSLEDELSEWFCSSDYMHFGQTQTLFKQKITQPQLFFDDENYAASVVECLIEDIPNSLASNLLALSYISMGCFAFTNSKSEHTKIIRRNNLMLVPHIQEIVHAFKKIAISCRDDNRNLKKQTILLFHSSTILYFICSICIEGRGENPEAVNVVIDAFEKTDLLEFLTKYIENWRWNSRLAMRIRNMISLLFKLIVLQFGDSSVYKQTKSSIYNLHGLTYPSKHPEKLSISPLHYQAFREDITSRFPDYNMPSSGLPKDVDKSESLSQFLEIPRPKSKNPLNMALIVPEKHIATPAPSPPSSPQLMHLGEGPRPRKSFQTNMAYPCLYPSDNEGSEDDTLEDRIDLNIERKPDNDIVIPFSTEEAARILSESLEIKLSTKQLWYERDLFMITERGWKQQLENEPYDYAALNHDANSSKEEKSAICIMQRIDKYYKSCLSSFNSLVFVLLQTMESSLTNNFHRKSEVSDKNLLNMLTPQLEIVRAKELSLKSAAGILHALLKWFKLSHILKFEHLAVVIHDSRYINTCASILSKYSEVYPERVFNKYVQTPNSFWKECSLSNESYRESYSVDDSGEVDTEIMPSFAYLLRILRKVTGNKTQRLKELPLSIGILFKRYYRLFNLDMYHPILKITRELTPFKNKRWKSEHMELISGVYLYEKLELTDNWVTGKDISGELSDACGQEIALRALLQFYNFQHYEISMEDLGYGHRNSSSQDLLNKESEYLNI